In the Scylla paramamosain isolate STU-SP2022 chromosome 21, ASM3559412v1, whole genome shotgun sequence genome, AGCAAGAATTCGTCGCGGAGTGCTTCGTTTTCGGGGGCGTCGTGGTACAGAGGGTGTGGGCCATCCTTTGGTGCCAGATTCGTCACGCTCAGGTAACTAGGAGAGAGTACCGTCTTGGGAGCTGTAGAAAGATGTTGTACAATAACTGGGCTATCTTTTCCCTGCGGTACAAGTGTATTGCTCATTGTAGCTCCTCACAAGGCTTGCAGCATGCACCCTCctttaccccccccccccccttatGTCACTGTTGTATCTAATACGTCTTTTCTACACCCTCGTCCCTCACCTATCAGGCAGGTCCCTCCTCATCCCCCACCTACCAGGTAGGTCCCTTCGGTATGTGACAGAACTTCGTTGACTCCAGAGGGCGTGGCGCCAAAGGTCGAGGAGCGTACTGGCTTCACTCTCCGCCACTAGCCCAGGAATCGGAGGCACCGGCTGCAATCCTCCAGATGCGATGGGCAGGACTTCTTCAGCAGTTACTGGCACTGGCCTTTCTGAAATTGCTGAAATATCAGTGACTCTTTTTTAATTGCATAACAAAAGTATTTCTTTTATAACCGTCCCACTAACCttttcaccaaaaaaaaaaaaaaactttcctttcctgtcttcactCACCGTTTCCTTTACCCACCCTACCTCACTCGGACCCTCACAGAGACGTTCCACTCAGCTCACACTTCACCACACACTCTCCACAGCTCTTCCTCACCTAGCGGCTGTCCGAGAGGACCAAAGCGGCTCGGTTGTCTGTTCAGCTTTCGTAGCGCAGCGTCTACTTTCGCCATGTGGTCGAAGAGTAAGTTCGCTAGAAAGTACACTTCCGTGCCATCTGCAAGCGTCTTGACTGACATCACCTCTACTCCGTTTATTGTGAGTCGTCCTGCAAGTACACATTACTTGTCACCGCCACGGTCAGAAACAAACACTACATAGTAGCAATTAATAGCTGTTATGCtgttttcatataatcactgtTAATGTCACTCATCATGCAGCATAACTTTACCTATCTACCTaaatacctatctatctacttaacACTTACCTGCATCGTCAGCCTTAAAAACGAGGTTCTTTTTCGCCAAATTAGGGACGGTGAAGCCTCCGGGATGGGCTATTCTCTTGTCGGAGGCGCTGATCGGATACTGCACGAGGTAGTCCAGCAGGAACTCAGCACGGAGGGCAGTGTTCTCTGGGGTGTTGCTATACAGAGGATGAGGGCCGTCCTGGGGCGCCAAGTTATACACCAGGAATGGGGGCGGAGAAAGTATTGTTCGCGGCACAACTgtaggaaaagaatatgagtGAACGAAAGGAATAAGTAAAATTTGCAGCTTCCTGTTACCTGTGTTGCATGTATTATTCCGCATGCTAATTGTGATTAAAACATTACAGTCTATAGATTCGCTTGAGcgtgttctttgtgtgtgtgtgtgtgtgtgtgtgtgtgtgtgtgtgtgttacacgtATGACCAAAACAGCAAAGTACGACAGCCAACTCCATGTGTTACTTCACCATGTTAAACATTAATGGGCTATTCTCACACCTTGGGCACGAGTTCGTGGAGCCGTCGGAGTTCGGTTCTGCAGCAGAAGCGCGTGGCGCCAGATGTTTAGCAGTGAAGaagcctcctcgtcctccaccagCCTGGGAATCTCAGGCACAGTCAATCCTTTCTCCCCAAATGCAACTCCCTTTGGAGTGGGAATGTGAATATCAGTCTGATGAAAAGTAAGAGGCACATTTGTTACTGCATGTGTTCCTTCATCACCGACCTTCGCCTTGGGATCATGGGATTCAGGAAGTTCGGGAAGTATCTGAGGGATTGGCAATTCTTCCTCAGGTCTAACTTCTGGTACCCAGATTGGGGCAGAAGACTCTTGGACGACAGATGCTGGCTCCCCTCCACTCGGTGACGCTGATTCATGGCCAGTGACGGAAACAACCGTTTCTGCCGTCAGAACTACATTACCGTCTACTGGAATCACAATTTCATCTTTTGGGTTCCTGGAGATTGCTACAGATGGTACGTCTCTGGAAATTGGAGCTTCCGCTTCACTTACTGGAATTTCCACTTCATTAACTGGAGCTACACCTGTAGCTACCGATCCTTCCACTTCAGCCACTGGTCCTTCCACTTCAGCTACAGGTACTCTTACTTCATCCAATGGTACATCCACTTCAGCCACTGGTGCTCTTACTTCAGGCATTGTTTCTTCTACTTCAGCCACGGGCACTTTAACCTCAGACACTGGTACATCCTTTCCAGCCATTGGTACTTCCACATCAACCTTTGGCACTTCTACTTCAGCCACCGCAGACCCAGCTTCGCCCACTGGTACTTCAACTTCATGCTCTGGCGCTTCCACTCCAGCCAATGGTACTTCCACAACAACCTCTGGCAATGCTACTTCAGCCACCGCAGACCCAGCTTTGACCACTGGTAATTCCACTTCAACCACTCGTGCTTCTACTCCAGCCACTGGTACTTCAACATCAACCTTTGGCAATGGTGCTTCAGCCACCGCAGACCCAGCTTTGACAGATGGTACTTCCACTTCAACCACTGGTATTTTTACTTCAGCCACTTGTGCTTCCACTCCAGCCACTGGTATTTTCACATCAATCTTTGGCACTGGTACTTCAGCCACTGCAGACCCAGCTTCGAACACTGGTACTTCCACTTCGGACACTGGTGTTTCAAATTCAGTCACTCCGGACAAAGATCCAGCCAACGGAGTTTCTAGCTCAACCATAGGAATGTTTACTTTAGTCTTAGGAGCTGCAACATCAGCCACTGCTGCTTCTACGCCAATCACTTTCACTTCGATTTCTGCAAGGGAATGTTTGATTTCAGGCGTTGGAGACACAGCTTCAGCCACTGGCACAGTCACCTGGGACACATGCACTTCATCTAAAGTTGACAAAGTTTCTGTCTCTGGCATTCCCACTTCATCTGCTGGCGCTTCCACCTCAATTAGTGGAGTCTCTACTTCGGCCACAGAAGACATAGTCTGAGTTACCGGTGTTTCTACTTCATCCACTGAAGGAATAGTTTGAGTCACTGGTACTTTTACTTTTGCAACAGAAGACATAGTCTGAGTTACCGGTGGTTCTACTTCAGCCACTGAAGACACAGTTTCAGCAACTTGTGCTTCTGTTTCAGTCACTGGTGCTTCTGTTTCGGTCACATGATCTTCTCCTTCAGTCACTTGCGCTTCTGCTTCAGTCACTGGTGCTTCTGTTTCGGTCACATGATCTCCTTCAGTCACTTGCGCTTCTGCTTCAGTCACAGATGACACAATTTGAGTCACTGACACTTCCACTCTGGTCACTGGCTCTTTCTCTTCAGCCACAGTTGCTAGTGCTTCAGCTTCAGTTACTGGCTCTTCTATTTCAGGAACAGAAGGTATAGTTTCAGTCACATGCTTTTCTCCTTCAGTCACTGGCGTTTCTGCTTCAGTCACTGATGCTTCTGCTTCTGTTACTGGTGCTTGCAATTCAGCCACAGAAAACTTACTCGTACTTTGAGTCACTGACACCTCCATTCCGGTTACGGGCTGCTCTACTTCATCCACAGAAGACAAACTTTCAGTTGTTGGCGCTTCCACGTCGGTCACTGGCTCTTCTACTTCAGTAACAGAAGGTATAATTTGAGACACATGCACTTCCATTTCAGTCACTGGTGTTTCTACTTCAATCTTTGGTGTTTCTTCCTCAGCAACGGAAGGCATCGTTTGAGTCGCTGGGTTTTCTGCTTCAGTCGAAGAAATAATTTCAGTCACTGGTACTTCTACTTCACTTGCTGGCGTTTCCACCTCAGCCACTGGAGACACAGTTTCAGTCACTGGAACATCGAATTCAGACACAACCCCTTGAACTCCAGACACTGGTACCTCAAATTCAGTTACAGGCACTTGCACATTGCTCACTAATACTTCAAGTTCTCTCGCTGGCACTTGCACATTGTCAGCTGGCACTTTAGCCTCAGCTGCAGGACCCATAGTTTCTTCAGTGACAAGATCTTCCACTTCAGCAAAAGGAATTTTCACTTCCATCACTGAATCCACACCTTCAGCCACTGGTGTTTCAAATGCAACAACTGGAGACACAGGTCCAGTCAACGGAATTTCCACTTCAGCCTGAGGAACTGCCACTTTAGGTCCAGGAATCAGAACAGTTGGTGGTACTTTCCTTCCAGCCTCTGGCACATCAAATTCAGCTGGTGGCACTTCCACTTTACTTGATGGAATTCCAGCTTCAACCACTGGCACTTCCACTCCGGCCACTGCAGATCCAGTTACACCCAATGGTACTTCCGCCTCAACTGCAGGAGGTACTTCAAACTGAGCTGCTTCAACTACTGGCACTCTTATTCCAGCCACTGCAGATCCAGCTACAAGCAATGGTACTTCTCTTCCAGCCTCAGAAAGTACTTCAAATTTATCTGCTGGTGACATAGATCCAGCTAATGGAGCCTCCACTTTAACTAAAGGAACTTCTACTCTAGGCATAATAACTTCAGTTTCAGTCAAAGGTGTTTCCACTCCAATCACTGGTATTTCAAGTTCGAACACTGGTATTTCCTGTTCACCCACTGGATCCACAATCTGAGCAATTGGCATTTTCACGTCGGCCACTGGTACTTCTGTTGCGGCCACTGAAGACACATCTTCAACAATTGCGCCTTTAACTGCATCTTCTGATGCCTTCAGTTTAGTTTCTGACGCTTTCACAGCCAAGTGAGGTACGTTTTCAAGCATCGGAGCTGCAGCTTCAGCTACTGGCATCTCTAATTCAGTCACTTGATTAACAGGTTCACTTACTGACACTTGTACCTCAGTCATGGGATCCAAAGCTTCAGCCACTCGTACTTCAAATTCAGCTGCTGAGGAGACAGGATTATCCAAAGAAGccttcagtgtagaagaagaaaCTTCCAATTTAGGGACAAGGGGTTCCAACTTAATGCCAACTTTAGCAACAGTAACTCCAAGTTCATCTGCGGGAGAAATGTGCTCGGACAAAGAAACTTCCGTCCCAGCAGCATGAACCTCCATTTCAGGAACTTCTAGTTTTGCCACTGCATCCACATCTTCAGATACAGGCATTTCCACTCCAACTATTGGAAGAGTAGTTTCACCCACTGAAGACATAACTCCACCAACTGGCAATTCCACTTCAGCCATGGGTACTTCGAATTCAGCTGCAGGAGACAAAACTTCAGCAACCGGTACTTCCACTTCACTCACTGGAGATATAACTTCTGTCACAGGTATTTTAATTTCAACCACTGGTACTTTCATTTCAGGCAGTGGAGGCATAAATTCAAATGCTGGTACTTTTACTTCAGCTGTTGAATGTACAACTTCAGACACTGGTACTTCAACCTCAGCCACTGGAGACCTGACTTCAGACACTGGTACTTCAACTTCAGCCACTGGAGACCTGACTTCAGACACTGGTACTTCAACCTCAGCCACTGGAGACCTGACTTCAGACACTGGTACTTCAACTTCAGCCACTGGAGACCTGACTTCAGACACTGGTACTTCAACTTCAGCCACTGGAGACCTGACTTCAGACACTGGTACTTCAACTTCAGCCACTGGAGACCTGACTTCAGACACTGGTACTTCAACTTCAGCCACTGGAGACCTGACTTCAGACACTGGTACTTCAACTTCAGCCACTGGAGACCTGACTTCAGACACTGGTACTTCAACTTCAGCCACTGGAGACCTGACTTCAGATACTGGTACTTCAGCTTCAACCACTAGAGACCTGACTTCAGACACTGGTACTTCAACTTCAGCCACTGGAGACCTGACTTCAGACACTGGTACTCCAACTTCAGCCACTGGAGACCTGACTTCAGACACTGGTACTTCAACTTCAGCCACTGGAGACCTGACTTCAGATACTGGTACTTCAACTTCAGCCACTGGAGACCTGACTTCAGACACTGGTAGTTCAACTTCAGCCACTGGAGACCTGACTTCAGACACTGGTACTTCAACTTCAGCCACTGGAGACCTGACTTCAGATATTGGTACTTCAACTTCAGCCACTGGAGACCTGACTTCAGATACTGGTAGTTCAACTTCAGCCACTGGAGACCTAACTTCAGATACTGGTAGTTCAACTTCAGCCACTGGAGACCTGACTTCAGACACTGGTACTTCAACTTCAGCCACTGGAGACATGACTTCAGATACTGGTACTTCAAATTCAGCCACTGGAGACCTGACTTCAGATACTGGTAGTTCAACTTCAGCCACTGGAGACCTGACTTCAGATACTGGTACTTCAACTTCAGCCACTGGAGACCTGACTCCAGACAGTGGTACTTCAGCTTCAACCACTGGAGACCTGACTTCAGACACTGGTACTTCAACTTCAGCCACTGGAGACTTGACTTCAGGTACTGGTACTTCAAATTCAGTTACTGGAGACCTGACTTCAGATACTGGTACTTCAAATTCAGGCACTGGAGACCTGACTTCAGATACTGGTACTTCAAATTCAGCCACTGGAGACCTGACTTCAGATACTGGTACTTCAAATTCAGCCACTGGAGACCTGACTTCAGATACTGGTACTTCAAATTCAGCCACTGGAGACCTGACTTCAGATACTGGTACTTCAAATTCAGCCACTGGAGACCTGACTTCAGATACTGGTACTTCAAATTCAGCCACTGGAGACCTGACTTCAGATACTGGTACTTCAAATTCAGCCACTGGAGACCTGACTTCAGATACTGGTACTTCAAATTCAGCCACTGGAGACCTGACCTCAGATATTGGTACTTCAAATTCAGCCACTGGAGACTTGACTTCAAATACTGGTACTTCAAATTCAGCCACTGGAGACTTGACTTCAGATACTGGTACTTCAAATTCAGCCACTGGAGACATAACTCCGGCTACTGGAGACTTTACTCCAGCCACTGGTATTTTCACTTCAGCTACTGGAGACATAACTTCAGGTACTGGAGACATAACCTCACCCATAAGAGACATAACTTCAGCCACTAAAACATCCACTTCTGTCCCTGGATGCATACTTTCAACCACAGGTACTTCAAGTTCAGAGACAGGAGACTTAACCTCAGTCACTGGTACTTCTACTTCAGCCACTGAAGGCATAAATTCAGTCACAGGTACTTCAGTCAATGGTGCTCTCACTCCAGTCGCTGGTACTCTCCCTCCAAACGCTGGTACTCTCCTTTCAACCGCTGGTGCTCTCCCTTCAACCGTTGGTACTCTCCCAACCGCTGGTACTCTCCCAACCGCCGGTACTCTCCCTTCAACCGTTGGTACTCTCCCAACCACTGGTACTCTCCTTTCAACCGCTGGTACTCTCCTTTCAACCGCTGGTACTCTCCTTTCAACCGCTGGTACTCTCCCTTCCACCGTTGGTACTCTCCCAACCACTGGTACTCTCCCTTCAACCGCTGGTACTCTCCCTTCAACCACTGGTATTCTCCTTTCAACCGCTGGTATCCTCCCTTCAACCGCTGGTACTCTCTCAACCGCTGGTACTCTTCCTTCAACCGTTGGTACTCTCCCAACCGCTGGTACTCTTCTTTCAACCGCTGGTACTCTCCCTTCAACCGCTGGTACTCTCCCTTCAACCACTGGTATTCTCCTTTCAACCGCTGGTACTCTCCCTTCAACCGCTGGTACTCTCCCTTCAACCACTGGTATTCTCCTTTCAACCGCTGGTACTCTCCCTTCAACCGCTGGTACTCTCCCTTCAACCACTGGTATTCTCCTTTCAACCGCTGGTACTCTCCCAACCGCTGGTACTCTTCTTTCAACCGCTGGTACTCTCCCTTCAAACGCTGGTACTCTCCCTTCAACCACTGGTATTCTCCTTTCAACCGCTGGTACTCTCCCTTCAAACGCTGGTACTCTCCCTTCAACCACTGGTATTCTCCTTTCAACCGCTGGTACTCTCCCTTCAACCGTTGGTACTCTCCTTTCAACCGCTGGTGCTCTCCCTTCAACCGTTGGTACTCTCCCAACCGCTGGTACTCTCCCTTCAACCGTTGGTACTCTCCCAACCGCTGGTACTCTCCTTTCAACCGCTGGTACTCTCCCTTCAATCGCTGGTACTCTCCCAACCGCTGGTACTCTCCTTTCAACCGCTGGTACTCTCCCTTCAACCGCTGGTACTCTCCCTTCAACCGCTGGTACTCTCCCTTCAACCACTGGTACTTTCTCTTCAACCGCTGGTATTCTTTCAACCGCTGGTACTCTCCCTCCAACCGCTGGTACTCTCACTTCAACCGCTGGTACTCTCCCTTCAACCGCTGGTACTCTCCTTTCAACCGCTGGTATTCTTTCAACCGCTGGTACTCTCCCTCCAACAGCTGGTACTCTCACTTCAACCGCTGGTACTCTCCCTTCAACTGCTGGTATTCTTTCAACCGCTGGTACTCTCACTTCAACCGCTGGTACTCTCCCTTCAACCGCTGGTATTCTCCCTTCAACCGCTGGTATTCTTTCAACCGCTGGTATTCTTTCAACCGCTGGTACTCTCCCTTCAACTGCTGGTACTCTCACTTCAGCCATGGGAGGCATAACTTTAACTAATGgcattttcacttcatccacTGGTACTTCAGCCACTGGAGACATCACTTCAGCCACAGGTACCTTCACTTCGGCCACTGGTCCTTCAAATTTAGAAAATGGCACTTCCACTTCAGCAAATGGTACTTCAATTTCAGGTACTGGAGACATAATTCCACCTGCTGGTACTTCAGCTTCACCCACAGGCACGTTAACCTCAGCAACTCCAATCA is a window encoding:
- the LOC135111172 gene encoding protein AHNAK2-like isoform X1 translates to MFSWCLVGVVVGRTALRPGLSMTRPRQGRPLWAAAVVVVAVMMHTAAFPAFSPLLRRHYHPQQTPYAQSPARNRPVAAKGYGLTAPEKHQDNPKPKTQEVKDEVLLTEVLEHLNLEPLDARDPRIQSPEGLRMESHSGTDLVFTKDKKGTVIVNGKPVEDMVALDDGTEVYTLERFLEKNKHRLDEAFQFLSQQVAASEQHASNNSAAENASSTQVSPSLVQLEEGTQEFSVFIRQVTEISSVTSGPETTTSLPSTTTGADTELPDRDLPATEPPVAQVFTYPSTSEMLATEIPTTEVPATETTAPLVTAEVQSSVVPQSTTESLEASTLPSSHQTPVTDTSFTVSFREISPEIRSESSSISLNSGVHTSLDQIVPFKDPEQHLSASSEKAAKSLTDAFEDPSSTSHALDTTTAIPSEDSSIITATEPLQESSTDFTMKMSVSFETSQNSQSERKSHSERSKGSVIHLTPKVVTMQESSSLVAAPDFVGEDDSDMRVSVSQVTSKVGGSNTDVQQHHTKAQQVFDPSVSAVKSHVLRGAPVTETTVSHPKENIQEPTRKVALSITEKRHSGGGFPSPMTDHASIASVGESEAFAQSPESVPVTVTVEGSGSASESFQGEETFGEGVKWTLPKVPEAVDAWDGSSLLSLWRHALSKQNHGTAPQGLEQAPRTILSPSPWVMLNLVAHDAFHPLYHDGDNHESLRSLFLLDYLLPIPISASDPRILRPEGLTVTNLAGRQLTFRRDAKGAMRVNGVRTQDWMTLPDGTETYMLEGLLFDHRTRIDEAFHRLVNQPKTPHLSGGHLVVSDGGSQVSQANDKHSPEGLVLFSDRTLPVPEGEVPIIHRDISVHDTDSAIPVIHQEHVEHDFIAAVPPNDPVPKPISLTPVIEVKLPEKHTSQVHVPSTEAMLLAPEAEDAVSAAEDAPLAANVNDAISPLVEARVPMVKPVSPIVEVSLAEVKVQEDKTESPEVTGKMPVIETETLGAETMPVAAVGVQMSETLSPAAEVPVDDIMSQIVDVGITVDEVVPKVHEEEVPIAEVTSPLSEVEEPVTEVEVPVTEVEVPVTEVEVPVTEVEVPATEIEVPMTEAEVPVNEVEVPVTEVMSSLPEEKTPVIGVAEVNVPVGEAEVPAGGIMSPVPEIEVPFAEVEVPFSKFEGPVAEVKVPVAEVMSPVAEVPVDEVKMPLVKVMPPMAEVRVPAVEGRVPAVERIPAVERIPAVEGRIPAVEGRVPAVEVRVPAVERIPAVEGRVPAVEVRVPAVGGRVPAVERIPAVERRVPAVEGRVPAVEVRVPAVGGRVPAVERIPAVEEKVPVVEGRVPAVEGRVPAVEGRVPAVERRVPAVGRVPAIEGRVPAVERRVPAVGRVPTVEGRVPAVGRVPTVEGRAPAVERRVPTVEGRVPAVERRIPVVEGRVPAFEGRVPAVERRIPVVEGRVPAFEGRVPAVERRVPAVGRVPAVERRIPVVEGRVPAVEGRVPAVERRIPVVEGRVPAVEGRVPAVERRIPVVEGRVPAVEGRVPAVERRVPAVGRVPTVEGRVPAVERVPAVEGRIPAVERRIPVVEGRVPAVEGRVPVVGRVPTVEGRVPAVERRVPAVERRVPAVERRVPVVGRVPTVEGRVPAVGRVPAVGRVPTVEGRAPAVERRVPAFGGRVPATGVRAPLTEVPVTEFMPSVAEVEVPVTEVKSPVSELEVPVVESMHPGTEVDVLVAEVMSLMGEVMSPVPEVMSPVAEVKIPVAGVKSPVAGVMSPVAEFEVPVSEVKSPVAEFEVPVFEVKSPVAEFEVPISEVRSPVAEFEVPVSEVRSPVAEFEVPVSEVRSPVAEFEVPVSEVRSPVAEFEVPVSEVRSPVAEFEVPVSEVRSPVAEFEVPVSEVRSPVAEFEVPVSEVRSPVPEFEVPVSEVRSPVTEFEVPVPEVKSPVAEVEVPVSEVRSPVVEAEVPLSGVRSPVAEVEVPVSEVRSPVAEVELPVSEVRSPVAEFEVPVSEVMSPVAEVEVPVSEVRSPVAEVELPVSEVRSPVAEVELPVSEVRSPVAEVEVPISEVRSPVAEVEVPVSEVRSPVAEVELPVSEVRSPVAEVEVPVSEVRSPVAEVEVPVSEVRSPVAEVGVPVSEVRSPVAEVEVPVSEVRSLVVEAEVPVSEVRSPVAEVEVPVSEVRSPVAEVEVPVSEVRSPVAEVEVPVSEVRSPVAEVEVPVSEVRSPVAEVEVPVSEVRSPVAEVEVPVSEVRSPVAEVEVPVSEVRSPVAEVEVPVSEVRSPVAEVEVPVSEVVHSTAEVKVPAFEFMPPLPEMKVPVVEIKIPVTEVISPVSEVEVPVAEVLSPAAEFEVPMAEVELPVGGVMSSVGETTLPIVGVEMPVSEDVDAVAKLEVPEMEVHAAGTEVSLSEHISPADELGVTVAKVGIKLEPLVPKLEVSSSTLKASLDNPVSSAAEFEVRVAEALDPMTEVQVSVSEPVNQVTELEMPVAEAAAPMLENVPHLAVKASETKLKASEDAVKGAIVEDVSSVAATEVPVADVKMPIAQIVDPVGEQEIPVFELEIPVIGVETPLTETEVIMPRVEVPLVKVEAPLAGSMSPADKFEVLSEAGREVPLLVAGSAVAGIRVPVVEAAQFEVPPAVEAEVPLGVTGSAVAGVEVPVVEAGIPSSKVEVPPAEFDVPEAGRKVPPTVLIPGPKVAVPQAEVEIPLTGPVSPVVAFETPVAEGVDSVMEVKIPFAEVEDLVTEETMGPAAEAKVPADNVQVPARELEVLVSNVQVPVTEFEVPVSGVQGVVSEFDVPVTETVSPVAEVETPASEVEVPVTEIISSTEAENPATQTMPSVAEEETPKIEVETPVTEMEVHVSQIIPSVTEVEEPVTDVEAPTTESLSSVDEVEQPVTGMEVSVTQSTSKFSVAELQAPVTEAEASVTEAETPVTEGEKHVTETIPSVPEIEEPVTEAEALATVAEEKEPVTRVEVSVTQIVSSVTEAEAQVTEGDHVTETEAPVTEAEAQVTEGEDHVTETEAPVTETEAQVAETVSSVAEVEPPVTQTMSSVAKVKVPVTQTIPSVDEVETPVTQTMSSVAEVETPLIEVEAPADEVGMPETETLSTLDEVHVSQVTVPVAEAVSPTPEIKHSLAEIEVKVIGVEAAVADVAAPKTKVNIPMVELETPLAGSLSGVTEFETPVSEVEVPVFEAGSAVAEVPVPKIDVKIPVAGVEAQVAEVKIPVVEVEVPSVKAGSAVAEAPLPKVDVEVPVAGVEARVVEVELPVVKAGSAVAEVALPEVVVEVPLAGVEAPEHEVEVPVGEAGSAVAEVEVPKVDVEVPMAGKDVPVSEVKVPVAEVEETMPEVRAPVAEVDVPLDEVRVPVAEVEGPVAEVEGSVATGVAPVNEVEIPVSEAEAPISRDVPSVAISRNPKDEIVIPVDGNVVLTAETVVSVTGHESASPSGGEPASVVQESSAPIWVPEVRPEEELPIPQILPELPESHDPKAKVGDEGTHAVTNVPLTFHQTDIHIPTPKGVAFGEKGLTVPEIPRLVEDEEASSLLNIWRHALLLQNRTPTAPRTRAQVVPRTILSPPPFLVYNLAPQDGPHPLYSNTPENTALRAEFLLDYLVQYPISASDKRIAHPGGFTVPNLAKKNLVFKADDAGRLTINGVEVMSVKTLADGTEVYFLANLLFDHMAKVDAALRKLNRQPSRFGPLGQPLAISERPVPVTAEEVLPIASGGLQPVPPIPGLVAESEASTLLDLWRHALWSQRSSVTYRRDLPAPKTVLSPSYLSVTNLAPKDGPHPLYHDAPENEALRDEFLLDYLVQNPITTADIRRAQPGSLIVTNLAGHRLIFAVNDAGIFTVNGVPVEGMMSLPDGTQVYALAGLLFNHAARVDQALQPLLRRSDFLPIPITANPRVPPPVFPHYNPAFQHLHSSLRSRIRSPRRG